The following proteins are encoded in a genomic region of Arachis stenosperma cultivar V10309 chromosome 4, arast.V10309.gnm1.PFL2, whole genome shotgun sequence:
- the LOC130975015 gene encoding uncharacterized protein LOC130975015 — MPLYAKFLKELMIRKGNWGENETVVLIEECSAIIQKKLPQKLKDPGSFQIPCIIGDMNIEKALCDLGASINLMSLAMMKRMRIEEVKPTRMALQLANRTFKFPHGVVEDLLVKVEEFIFPADFAVLNMEERANPLIILGRPFLATAGAIIDVQKGKLVLRLHKEKMVFNVFKAMSYPKESIGECRMVNIIENLVQGVLEEEQCEEIKEQDQQTLCGDLPLKTMDEPVMLDKTNLKGISPSMCMHNILLEEGAKPLRQQQRRLNPTVNEVVQKEMLKLWQVGVIYPISDSPWILLLVLFYDRGKLMMIQESPWFADIANIKDIEELPTNINKFMRRKLLNDAKDYIWDEPYLFKKGVDGILRRCISQEEGLEVL; from the exons atgccactctatgccaagttTTTAAAGGAACTCATGATAAGGAAGGGGAATTGGGGGGAAAATGAGACTGTAGTGCTCATTGAGGAGTGTAGTGCCATAATACAAAAGAAGCTTCCCCAGAAATtgaaagatcctgggagcttccAAATCCCCTGTATCATTGGGGATATGAACATTGAGAAGGCACTTTGTGATCTAGGAGCCAGCATCAACCtcatgtctttggccatgatgAAGAGGATGAGAATAGAAGAAGTAAAACCCACAAGAATGGCCCTTCAACTAGCAAATAGAACCTTCAAATTCCCCCATGGTGTGGTGGAGGATTTGCTGGTAAAAGTGGAAGAGTTCATCTTTCCAGCTGACTTTGCTGTGCTTAACATGGAGGAAAGAGCCAACCCATTAATCATCCTAGGAAGGCCATTCCTAGCTACAGCTGGAGCCATAATTGATGTTCAAAAAGGGAAGCTAGTCTTGAGATTACATAAAGAGAAAATGGTCTTCAATGTCTTCAAGGCAATGAGCTACCCTAAAGAATCCATTGGAGAATGCAGGATGGTGAACATAATTGAAAATCTTGTTCAAGGAGTCCTAGAGGAAGAACAATGTGAAGAAATCAAAGagcaagatcaacaaacctTATGTGGTGACCTACCACTAAAGACTATGGATGAACCAGTCATGTTGGACAAGACAA ATTTAAAAGGGATCAGTCCCTCAATGTGTATGCACAACATCCTACTTGAGGAAGGTGCAAAGCCCTTAAGACAGCAACAGAGAAGGCTAAATCCAACAGTGAATGAAGTAGTCCAAAAAGAAATGCTGAAGTTGTGGCAAGTAGGGGTAATTTACCCAATTTcagacagcccctgg ATTTTGCTGTTGGTGCTGTTTTATGATAGAGGAAAG TTGATGATGATTCAAGAAAGTCCTTGGTTTGCTGATATAGCCAACATCAAGGATATTGAGGAGTTGCCCACCAACATCAACAAGTTCATGAGGAGGAAGCTACTCAATGATGCTAAAGACTACATATGGGATGAGCCCTACTTGTTTAAAAAGGGTGTTGATGGAATCTTGAGGAGGTGTATTTCACAAGAGGAAGGCCTGGAAGTGTTGTAG